One genomic region from Haloterrigena gelatinilytica encodes:
- a CDS encoding 2Fe-2S iron-sulfur cluster-binding protein, whose translation MPTIEFRGREIECERGRILRDVLLEAGESPHNGRANWLNCRGHGTCGTCAVAIEGDASEPTAAERRRLAIPPHDPDAGLRLSCQTRVEGDLAVRKYEGFWGQRVPDSETSAASDDPTAPTDER comes from the coding sequence ATGCCGACGATCGAGTTTCGCGGACGAGAGATCGAGTGCGAACGCGGACGGATCCTCCGCGACGTCCTCCTCGAAGCGGGCGAGTCGCCGCACAACGGTCGCGCGAACTGGCTCAACTGTCGCGGACACGGCACCTGCGGGACCTGCGCCGTCGCGATCGAGGGCGACGCGAGCGAACCGACCGCGGCCGAACGCCGCCGCCTCGCGATCCCGCCGCACGATCCCGACGCCGGGCTCCGGCTGTCGTGCCAGACGCGAGTCGAGGGCGATCTCGCGGTCCGAAAGTACGAGGGCTTCTGGGGCCAGCGGGTGCCGGACAGCGAAACGTCCGCGGCGTCGGACGACCCGACGGCGCCTACGGACGAGCGCTGA
- a CDS encoding DUF2267 domain-containing protein: protein MQYDDFIGEVQHRAQLDSREAALSVSRATLTTLSERVQPDDAENLGAQLPDELGRFLEEVDDVERFDFGEFVDRVAEREEIDEDDRADAAFHARVVTDVVAEAVTSGVLEDIERQLSEDEGYDQLFEIAEEEESPA from the coding sequence ATGCAGTACGACGACTTTATCGGCGAAGTCCAGCACCGCGCACAGCTCGACTCCCGAGAGGCCGCGCTGAGCGTTTCGCGGGCGACCCTGACGACCCTCTCCGAGCGCGTCCAGCCAGACGACGCCGAGAACCTCGGCGCGCAACTCCCCGACGAACTCGGCCGGTTCCTCGAGGAGGTCGACGACGTCGAGCGGTTCGACTTCGGCGAGTTCGTCGACCGCGTCGCCGAGCGCGAGGAGATCGACGAGGACGACCGGGCCGACGCCGCCTTCCACGCGCGGGTCGTGACGGACGTCGTCGCGGAGGCGGTCACTAGCGGGGTACTCGAGGATATCGAGCGGCAGTTGTCCGAGGACGAGGGCTACGATCAGCTGTTCGAGATCGCCGAAGAAGAGGAGAGTCCCGCGTAG
- a CDS encoding GNAT family N-acetyltransferase — translation MVSSQPLEFGHDDRRRIYEYVERHGAVAPDDARSELRIDPSGFRHHVAILKRDGRLEATDGTLRVVLDAGAEEEYVADDLEFHVRPARQEDLSGIVGAIRQVAEEKTYIEAESVADEIDHEEALLRHNELESRMFFVATVDEDVVGWVHLHAPELEKLSHTAELTVGVLEEYRGHGLGSHLLSRGLEWAGSRGYERVYQSVPSSNDDAIAFLEAHDWEIEAVREDHYKLNGHYVDEVMLAIEL, via the coding sequence ATGGTGTCTTCCCAACCACTGGAGTTCGGCCACGACGACCGGAGACGGATCTACGAGTACGTCGAGCGCCACGGGGCGGTCGCTCCGGACGACGCCCGGTCGGAGCTACGCATCGACCCCAGCGGCTTCCGCCACCACGTCGCGATCCTCAAACGCGACGGGCGCCTCGAGGCGACGGACGGAACGCTCCGGGTGGTTCTCGACGCCGGCGCCGAGGAGGAGTACGTCGCCGACGACCTCGAGTTCCACGTCCGGCCGGCCAGACAGGAAGACCTCTCGGGGATCGTCGGCGCGATCCGGCAGGTCGCCGAGGAGAAGACCTACATCGAAGCCGAGAGCGTCGCCGACGAGATCGACCACGAGGAGGCCCTGCTCCGGCACAACGAACTCGAGTCCCGGATGTTCTTCGTCGCGACAGTCGACGAGGACGTCGTCGGCTGGGTCCACCTCCACGCGCCGGAGTTAGAGAAGTTGTCCCACACCGCCGAGCTCACCGTCGGCGTCCTGGAGGAGTACCGCGGCCACGGGCTCGGCTCGCACCTCCTCTCGCGGGGCCTCGAGTGGGCCGGCTCTCGGGGCTACGAGCGGGTCTACCAGAGCGTCCCCTCGAGCAACGACGACGCCATCGCCTTCCTCGAAGCGCACGACTGGGAGATCGAAGCGGTCCGCGAGGACCACTACAAGCTCAACGGCCACTACGTCGACGAGGTGATGCTGGCTATCGAGCTCTGA
- a CDS encoding DUF7344 domain-containing protein: MADTASRSGCTDAGHSSRGAEPNDEQSELEPDDIFHILQTSRRRHVLRYLRRAGEPMTLRDLAERIAADEHETTVENLTSDQRQRVYISLYQSHLPKLDTRGIVDYDKDRGIVESTPMAAQFDPYLSGLESGSTDPWPRRYAGTVGGCALLAVATAGGLLPIPWFAVSSVVLLAVAAVTAIHWYSELIAS, translated from the coding sequence ATGGCGGACACTGCGTCCCGAAGCGGGTGCACCGACGCGGGACACTCCTCGCGCGGAGCTGAACCGAACGACGAACAGTCGGAACTCGAGCCGGACGATATCTTCCATATCCTCCAGACCAGCCGTCGGCGCCACGTGCTCCGGTATCTCCGACGCGCGGGCGAGCCGATGACGCTTCGCGACCTCGCCGAGCGGATCGCCGCCGACGAACACGAGACGACCGTCGAGAACCTGACCTCCGACCAGCGCCAGCGGGTCTACATCTCCCTCTACCAGTCGCACCTGCCGAAACTCGACACGCGCGGGATCGTCGACTACGACAAGGATCGGGGGATCGTCGAGTCGACGCCGATGGCCGCTCAGTTCGATCCGTACCTCTCGGGACTCGAGTCGGGGTCGACCGATCCGTGGCCGCGTCGGTACGCGGGAACGGTGGGCGGCTGTGCGCTGCTCGCGGTCGCGACGGCCGGCGGCCTGCTGCCGATTCCGTGGTTCGCGGTCTCGTCGGTCGTCCTCTTAGCGGTCGCCGCCGTGACGGCGATCCACTGGTATTCGGAACTGATCGCGTCCTAG
- a CDS encoding helix-turn-helix domain-containing protein, with amino-acid sequence MTTVVELDIPADRLAAAQSFERVPELEYQIGGMIGDAPPLVWLSGPDRETVRAALETDPSVDVIASVTDETTTDRSSTGAAADRERWLFRLAFGDRFKLFERIVAENGGAILEASGNDGSWSVTLLFHDRDSLSACYSLFDQYDFGVDVTRLTGIDDLASAGTPLTETQYETIRAAHELGYFEVPRRITLKELAAELDVSHQALSERLRRCHAALVNAELTGGLRPTAIDP; translated from the coding sequence ATGACGACGGTCGTCGAACTCGACATCCCGGCCGACCGTCTCGCGGCCGCTCAGTCGTTCGAACGAGTACCGGAACTCGAGTACCAGATCGGCGGGATGATCGGTGACGCGCCGCCGCTGGTCTGGCTCTCCGGCCCGGATCGGGAGACCGTCCGGGCGGCGCTCGAGACCGATCCCTCGGTCGACGTGATCGCGAGCGTGACCGACGAGACGACGACCGATCGGTCGAGTACCGGCGCGGCCGCCGACCGCGAGCGGTGGCTGTTCCGCCTCGCCTTCGGCGATCGGTTCAAACTCTTCGAACGGATCGTCGCGGAGAACGGCGGAGCGATCCTCGAGGCCAGCGGGAACGACGGCTCGTGGTCGGTGACGTTGCTCTTCCACGATCGGGACTCGCTGTCGGCGTGTTACTCGCTGTTCGACCAGTACGACTTCGGGGTCGACGTGACCCGTCTGACGGGGATCGACGATCTGGCGAGCGCCGGGACGCCGCTCACCGAGACCCAGTACGAGACGATCCGGGCGGCCCACGAACTCGGCTACTTCGAAGTTCCGCGCCGGATCACGCTCAAGGAACTCGCGGCGGAACTCGACGTCTCACACCAGGCGCTGTCGGAACGGCTCCGCCGGTGTCACGCCGCGCTCGTCAACGCGGAGTTGACCGGCGGACTGAGGCCGACCGCGATCGATCCGTAA
- a CDS encoding SPW repeat domain-containing protein — translation MSTSRTTDARSPLPERLVGLAAAIGAWILWSGVVLTGTGLIVANNAVFGAAIAFFAAYTAGWPDGGRLPSIAAPALVVLLGLWVVAAPFVLEASVDRLLWSNVIAGALVALLAAGSIVGGRRSTGSATASA, via the coding sequence ATGAGCACCAGCCGAACGACCGACGCCCGGTCACCGCTGCCGGAACGACTGGTCGGACTGGCCGCCGCGATCGGCGCCTGGATCCTCTGGTCGGGGGTCGTACTGACCGGAACCGGACTGATCGTCGCCAACAACGCCGTCTTCGGGGCGGCGATCGCCTTCTTCGCCGCCTACACCGCGGGGTGGCCCGACGGCGGTCGGCTCCCGAGTATCGCCGCGCCGGCGCTCGTCGTCCTCCTCGGGCTCTGGGTGGTGGCCGCCCCCTTCGTGCTCGAGGCGAGCGTCGATCGGCTCCTCTGGAGTAACGTTATCGCCGGCGCCCTCGTCGCGCTGCTGGCCGCCGGCAGCATCGTCGGCGGTCGTCGATCGACGGGGTCGGCCACCGCCAGCGCCTGA
- a CDS encoding response regulator, producing MTSGNDSIEDVIDILLVEPNPGDTRLFTENFRDAKLMNTVHAVSDGDAALDFLHQRGEYADASPPDIILLEPQLPGTSGMDVLAELDGEPILSDIPVAVLTSSEMGEAIVQSHGLEADFYVRKPVEPADFVSFVDEIEEFWFAIVREPSET from the coding sequence ATGACCAGCGGCAACGACAGCATCGAGGACGTAATCGACATCTTACTCGTCGAGCCGAATCCTGGAGACACCCGACTGTTCACGGAGAACTTCAGGGACGCGAAGCTCATGAACACCGTCCACGCCGTCTCCGACGGCGACGCCGCCCTCGATTTTCTCCACCAGCGCGGCGAGTACGCCGACGCGTCTCCGCCTGACATCATCCTGCTGGAGCCACAGCTCCCCGGTACCAGCGGCATGGACGTCCTCGCCGAACTGGACGGCGAACCGATCCTCTCCGACATTCCCGTCGCCGTGCTCACGAGTTCGGAGATGGGCGAAGCGATCGTCCAGTCCCACGGCCTCGAGGCGGACTTCTACGTTCGAAAGCCGGTCGAGCCGGCGGACTTCGTCTCGTTCGTCGACGAGATCGAGGAGTTCTGGTTCGCGATCGTCCGCGAGCCGTCGGAAACGTGA
- a CDS encoding DUF7344 domain-containing protein: MASEDEEIIQILTDSINREILIALNGSPRGLSVTEIAGRLSSADGMELERTIVSLHHEYLPRLDEVGLVAYDHDENIVTAGYRSTDDADWMDVEALDELLSQFGTGRRSDERTVGRLEGREAVYEYCRDLADRADDELFLIYASDELLDEECLPYAEDAIERGVELHAGTKNRDAREFFRERLPEATIWDPQMDWMYEQANYPKVSRLIVVDRETVVVGLWEEDATGAKTEVAMIGEGRTNPLVVLTRELLGSRLDHLDYQSDEFLEGLPFET, translated from the coding sequence ATGGCTTCGGAAGACGAAGAAATCATTCAGATACTTACAGACTCCATCAATCGTGAAATTTTAATAGCTCTCAATGGTTCCCCTCGCGGCCTCTCTGTAACGGAGATCGCTGGACGACTTTCTTCGGCGGACGGGATGGAACTCGAGCGGACGATCGTCTCGCTCCATCACGAGTACCTTCCCCGACTCGACGAAGTCGGACTCGTCGCGTACGACCACGATGAAAATATCGTCACCGCTGGCTATCGCTCGACGGATGACGCCGATTGGATGGACGTCGAAGCGCTCGACGAACTGCTCTCGCAGTTCGGGACGGGACGGAGATCAGACGAGCGTACCGTCGGACGGCTCGAGGGTCGCGAAGCGGTGTACGAATACTGTCGAGACCTGGCTGACAGAGCCGACGACGAACTCTTTCTGATCTACGCGTCCGACGAATTACTCGACGAGGAGTGTCTCCCGTACGCGGAAGACGCCATTGAGCGCGGCGTTGAACTTCACGCCGGGACGAAAAACCGAGACGCTCGAGAGTTCTTTCGGGAGCGTCTCCCGGAAGCGACGATCTGGGACCCACAGATGGATTGGATGTACGAGCAGGCGAACTATCCCAAGGTGAGCCGGCTCATCGTCGTCGATCGAGAGACTGTCGTCGTCGGCCTCTGGGAGGAGGATGCCACCGGTGCGAAAACGGAGGTCGCGATGATCGGAGAGGGACGAACCAACCCGCTGGTGGTACTCACCCGCGAACTGCTTGGCTCTCGATTGGACCATCTCGATTATCAGAGTGACGAGTTTCTCGAAGGTCTTCCGTTTGAAACGTGA
- a CDS encoding DUF7563 family protein, with protein MTITPWSPTDTESTCDHCGAHVSDQFCRVYGDNGDRAHRCGECDTYARLSRGSAVGKDVAIPDPETSPGRHGGEPDV; from the coding sequence GTGACGATCACCCCGTGGTCGCCGACCGATACCGAGTCGACGTGTGACCACTGCGGAGCACACGTCTCGGATCAATTCTGCCGCGTGTACGGCGATAACGGCGACCGCGCCCATCGCTGCGGAGAGTGCGATACCTACGCACGACTGAGCCGCGGGTCCGCCGTTGGGAAGGACGTCGCAATTCCGGATCCGGAGACGTCACCCGGTCGGCACGGAGGTGAGCCCGATGTCTGA
- a CDS encoding DUF5794 domain-containing protein, with amino-acid sequence MSTSRHPVALRLESIVGGDARLLALVMMLPLIDGVFPALILAGALNDPLGAVQVGLLIFGGSATVAVILAEMSGTPREQAAIVLLVGIPLILLSAVQAALAPSFESLIDIAIFERFAALVIAAIAAKTASATIGEYLPNPIVIIGLGLVASVDPSGATFTVMNDPALVANATLAAAIGVAFALAIALGAPYLRDCMDIDRFRFGSAVALGLLPLSLLGMAFGQAPLAALIVAAVFAIDLPLERDSSDAADDGPAMAVDPIADGGDADESVELDVEPVEEPDDADAGTYPGDDTTDTEGRAPWL; translated from the coding sequence ATGAGTACGTCACGACACCCGGTCGCACTCCGCCTCGAGAGCATCGTCGGCGGCGACGCGCGCCTGTTGGCGCTCGTGATGATGCTGCCGCTGATCGACGGCGTCTTCCCGGCGCTGATCCTCGCGGGCGCCCTGAACGACCCGCTGGGGGCCGTTCAGGTCGGCCTGCTGATCTTCGGCGGCAGCGCCACCGTCGCGGTGATCCTCGCGGAGATGTCCGGCACGCCCCGCGAACAGGCGGCGATCGTCCTGCTGGTCGGCATCCCGCTGATACTGCTGTCGGCCGTGCAGGCGGCGCTGGCGCCGTCGTTCGAGAGCCTGATCGACATCGCCATCTTCGAGCGCTTCGCCGCGCTGGTCATCGCCGCCATCGCGGCCAAGACCGCCAGCGCGACGATCGGCGAGTATCTGCCCAATCCGATCGTCATCATCGGACTGGGGCTGGTCGCCAGCGTCGACCCCAGCGGGGCCACGTTCACCGTGATGAACGACCCCGCGCTCGTCGCGAACGCGACCCTCGCGGCGGCCATCGGCGTCGCTTTCGCGCTGGCGATCGCGCTCGGCGCGCCGTACCTGCGCGACTGCATGGACATCGACCGCTTCCGCTTCGGTAGCGCGGTCGCGCTCGGCCTGCTCCCGCTGTCCCTGCTCGGGATGGCCTTCGGACAGGCCCCGCTGGCCGCCCTGATCGTCGCCGCGGTCTTCGCGATCGACCTGCCGCTCGAGCGCGACTCGAGCGACGCGGCGGACGACGGCCCCGCGATGGCCGTCGATCCGATCGCCGACGGCGGCGACGCCGACGAGAGCGTGGAACTGGACGTCGAACCGGTCGAGGAGCCCGACGACGCCGACGCGGGAACGTATCCGGGCGACGATACGACCGACACCGAAGGGCGCGCCCCGTGGCTGTAG
- the guaB gene encoding IMP dehydrogenase has protein sequence MANDIPEHEPYSAKLDVPEALTFDDVLLRPKESRVEPDDADLTSNVSKNVEVSVPILSAAMDTVTESDMAIAMARQGGLGVLHRNMNIDEMVEEIERVKSADELIIPREEVVTADPEMTVREVDERMARRGVGGAPVVNTNGEVLGIISSTDIRPHLEVNEDDPVTEAMTDEVITAHEEIDARDAFDLMYEHKIERVPVVDDENLLVGLVTMQGILQRREYKEAVRDEDGRLRCGVAVSPFERDRAEAADEAGADVLFIDTAHAHNLNVIDGAREIKESVDADVVVGNVGTREAAEDLVDFADGIKVGIGPGSICTTRIVSGSGMPQITAVAQVADVAAEHDVPVIADGGIRYSGDAIKAVAAGADAVMLGSYFAGTDEAPGRVVTMNGKKYKQYRGMGSVGAMKSGDSDRYLKEEPDEDDEYVPEGVEAATPYKGTLKSELHQLAGGMQSGMGYVGAETIPEFKERSEFVRVSSAGQAESHAHDVVITDEAPNYSPDGE, from the coding sequence ATGGCGAACGACATTCCTGAGCACGAGCCCTATTCTGCAAAGCTGGACGTACCGGAAGCGCTGACGTTCGACGACGTGCTCCTTCGACCGAAGGAGAGCCGCGTCGAACCCGACGACGCCGACCTCACCTCGAACGTCTCGAAGAACGTCGAGGTATCGGTGCCGATCCTCTCGGCCGCGATGGACACCGTCACCGAGAGCGACATGGCCATCGCGATGGCCCGGCAGGGCGGACTCGGCGTGCTCCACCGGAACATGAACATCGACGAGATGGTCGAGGAGATCGAGCGCGTCAAGAGCGCCGACGAACTCATCATTCCCCGCGAGGAGGTCGTCACCGCAGACCCCGAGATGACGGTCCGCGAGGTCGACGAGCGGATGGCTCGCCGCGGCGTCGGCGGCGCGCCGGTCGTCAACACCAACGGCGAAGTGCTGGGGATCATCTCGAGTACGGACATCCGACCCCACCTCGAGGTCAACGAGGACGACCCGGTCACCGAAGCGATGACCGACGAGGTCATCACGGCCCACGAGGAGATCGACGCCCGCGACGCGTTCGACCTGATGTACGAGCACAAGATCGAGCGCGTGCCGGTCGTCGACGACGAGAACCTCCTGGTCGGACTCGTCACGATGCAGGGCATCCTCCAGCGCCGCGAGTACAAGGAGGCCGTTCGCGACGAGGACGGTCGCCTCCGCTGTGGCGTCGCCGTCAGCCCGTTCGAGCGGGATCGAGCCGAGGCCGCCGACGAGGCCGGCGCCGACGTCCTCTTCATCGACACCGCCCACGCCCACAACCTGAACGTCATCGACGGCGCCCGCGAGATCAAGGAGTCCGTCGACGCGGACGTCGTGGTCGGCAACGTCGGCACCCGCGAGGCCGCCGAGGACCTCGTCGACTTCGCGGACGGTATCAAGGTCGGCATCGGGCCGGGCTCGATCTGTACGACCCGCATCGTCTCGGGATCGGGGATGCCCCAGATCACGGCCGTCGCGCAGGTCGCGGACGTCGCCGCCGAACACGACGTCCCGGTCATCGCCGACGGCGGCATCCGCTATTCGGGCGACGCGATCAAGGCGGTCGCCGCCGGCGCGGACGCGGTCATGCTCGGCTCCTACTTCGCCGGCACCGACGAGGCGCCCGGCCGCGTGGTCACGATGAACGGCAAGAAGTACAAGCAGTACCGCGGCATGGGCTCGGTCGGCGCCATGAAGTCCGGCGACAGCGACCGATACCTGAAAGAAGAGCCCGACGAGGACGACGAGTACGTCCCCGAGGGCGTCGAGGCCGCGACGCCGTACAAGGGCACGCTCAAGTCCGAACTCCACCAGCTCGCCGGCGGCATGCAGTCGGGCATGGGCTACGTCGGCGCGGAGACGATCCCCGAGTTCAAGGAGCGCTCGGAGTTCGTCCGCGTCTCCTCGGCCGGCCAGGCCGAGAGCCACGCCCACGACGTCGTCATCACCGACGAGGCGCCCAACTACTCGCCCGACGGCGAGTAA
- a CDS encoding DUF1801 domain-containing protein has translation MSASESLTPQQICEIVTANRAIRAPYYRRDHDDGVQFTDPEKGLQWGADVIPALQGLFRVERAARDDSDGWVGFARHWRGQTLRLDVDLHSASDGSDSIAVVTAIYGREGEHSIADADFGEIELPDQVPTREEWEERQKRYRAARRKDDTDGSAAVAAYIAALPGWKREIATRFDEIVRREVANVRSAVRYHQPFYGIEDDGWFASFSAFSKHVKLTFVSGSYLDPEPPGGTGPDRQALDLKETDALDEELVASWVRQAADDPGMNW, from the coding sequence ATGAGTGCGTCAGAATCACTCACGCCGCAGCAAATCTGTGAAATCGTGACGGCGAACCGAGCGATCAGAGCTCCCTACTACCGTCGCGACCACGACGACGGAGTTCAGTTCACGGATCCGGAAAAGGGGCTCCAGTGGGGTGCCGACGTCATCCCGGCGTTACAGGGTCTCTTCCGGGTCGAGCGAGCCGCCCGCGACGACTCCGACGGCTGGGTGGGCTTCGCTCGTCACTGGCGAGGACAGACGTTGCGCCTAGACGTTGACCTGCATTCCGCCTCCGACGGCTCGGACTCGATCGCGGTCGTAACTGCGATCTACGGGCGAGAGGGGGAGCACAGCATCGCGGACGCCGACTTCGGAGAAATCGAACTGCCGGACCAGGTTCCGACGCGAGAGGAGTGGGAAGAACGGCAAAAACGATACCGAGCAGCGCGGCGGAAGGACGACACCGATGGCTCGGCAGCGGTGGCGGCTTACATCGCAGCGCTTCCGGGATGGAAGCGGGAGATCGCGACGCGATTCGACGAGATCGTTCGACGAGAAGTGGCCAACGTCCGCAGCGCGGTGAGGTATCACCAGCCGTTCTATGGCATCGAGGACGACGGATGGTTCGCGTCGTTCAGCGCCTTCTCGAAACACGTGAAACTGACGTTCGTGAGTGGGTCCTACCTCGATCCGGAACCGCCCGGCGGAACTGGTCCGGACAGACAGGCTCTGGATCTGAAGGAGACGGATGCGCTGGACGAGGAACTGGTCGCGTCTTGGGTACGGCAAGCCGCGGACGATCCGGGGATGAACTGGTGA
- a CDS encoding acyl-CoA synthetase, with amino-acid sequence MAYTVTLEGETYDAASESFAWDVPDDFNAAADLVGKHDDGERVALYQVDDDGGHEAYTFDELDERSNAVANALASRGVEREDRVAVVVPQKPANVLTHLACWKLGAISLPLSVLFGDDALRYRLTDSEARVAVVDASQWPTMREVAPDCPALESVLVVDGGPESAGEGADTAADADTDALEDVTVERFDEAVDWSETTFDTADTDVDTPAIVMYTSGSTGEPKGVLHTHGVWLGHCPAFQMYFERDVRDGVYWTPADWAWIGALGDLVFPAWHYGRPVVGYPMGSFDPERAYEIMAEFDVTNAFVPPTAIRMLMNVDRPTQRYDLSLEAICSGGEPLTREILEWADAELAGVAVNELYGQTEANLLVTNCREWFPAKPGSMGKPVSGHDVAVLDPETGERVERGDIGEIAVRRGDDPVIFEEYWNEPEKTERVTLEDGPADEAWHLTGDLAERDEDGYLWFTSRDDDLIITSGYRVAPREVEETILAHEAVEQVGVVGVPDETRGEIIKAVVQPVSGETGSDDLRSEIRDRVREKLAEYEYPREIEFVDELPTTTTGKIRRTELQ; translated from the coding sequence ATGGCGTACACCGTCACGCTCGAGGGCGAGACGTACGACGCGGCGTCCGAATCGTTCGCGTGGGACGTGCCGGACGACTTCAACGCGGCCGCGGATCTGGTCGGGAAACACGACGACGGTGAGCGGGTCGCGCTGTATCAAGTCGACGACGACGGCGGGCACGAGGCGTACACGTTCGACGAGCTCGACGAGCGTTCGAACGCCGTCGCGAACGCGCTCGCGTCCCGCGGCGTAGAGCGCGAGGATCGAGTCGCGGTCGTCGTCCCGCAAAAGCCCGCGAACGTCCTGACGCATCTGGCGTGCTGGAAGCTAGGCGCGATCTCGCTGCCGCTGTCGGTGCTGTTCGGCGACGACGCGCTCCGCTATCGGCTGACCGACAGCGAGGCCCGCGTCGCCGTCGTCGACGCGAGCCAGTGGCCGACGATGCGCGAGGTCGCGCCCGACTGCCCCGCCCTCGAGTCCGTCCTCGTCGTCGACGGGGGACCCGAAAGCGCGGGCGAGGGAGCCGATACCGCCGCTGACGCGGACACGGACGCGCTCGAGGACGTAACCGTCGAACGGTTCGACGAGGCCGTCGACTGGAGCGAGACGACGTTCGATACCGCGGACACCGACGTCGACACCCCCGCGATCGTCATGTACACCAGCGGCAGCACCGGCGAGCCGAAGGGCGTGCTCCACACTCACGGCGTCTGGCTCGGCCACTGTCCCGCGTTTCAGATGTACTTCGAGCGCGACGTCCGCGACGGCGTCTACTGGACGCCCGCCGACTGGGCCTGGATCGGCGCGCTCGGCGATCTCGTTTTCCCAGCCTGGCACTACGGACGGCCCGTCGTCGGCTACCCGATGGGGTCGTTCGACCCCGAGCGGGCCTACGAGATCATGGCCGAGTTCGACGTGACGAACGCGTTCGTCCCGCCGACCGCCATTCGGATGTTAATGAACGTCGACCGGCCGACCCAGCGGTACGACCTCTCGCTCGAGGCGATCTGTTCGGGCGGCGAACCGCTGACCCGCGAGATCCTCGAGTGGGCCGACGCGGAACTCGCGGGCGTGGCCGTCAACGAACTCTACGGCCAGACGGAGGCGAACCTGCTCGTGACGAACTGCCGGGAGTGGTTCCCCGCGAAGCCGGGCAGCATGGGGAAGCCGGTGTCGGGCCACGACGTCGCCGTCCTCGATCCGGAGACGGGCGAGCGCGTCGAGCGGGGCGATATCGGCGAGATCGCGGTCCGTCGCGGCGACGACCCCGTGATTTTCGAGGAGTACTGGAACGAGCCGGAGAAGACCGAGCGGGTGACCCTCGAGGACGGGCCGGCGGACGAAGCGTGGCACCTGACCGGCGATCTGGCCGAACGCGACGAAGACGGGTATCTGTGGTTCACCTCGCGGGACGACGACCTGATCATCACGAGCGGCTACCGGGTCGCCCCGCGGGAGGTCGAGGAGACGATCCTCGCACACGAGGCGGTCGAACAGGTCGGCGTCGTCGGCGTCCCCGACGAGACCCGCGGGGAGATCATCAAGGCGGTGGTCCAGCCGGTCTCGGGGGAGACGGGTTCGGACGACCTGCGAAGCGAGATTCGCGATCGCGTCCGCGAGAAGCTAGCCGAGTACGAGTATCCGCGCGAGATCGAGTTCGTCGACGAACTGCCGACGACGACGACCGGGAAGATCCGCCGGACGGAGCTGCAGTGA
- the cmk gene encoding (d)CMP kinase, with translation MSTGATTTVEIDTTLFITVSGPPGCGATTLCERLADAMGCPYVSGGEVFRELAEDRDMSLNQLTAKADESDEIDRAIDQRLQQIAEKWGMANKPFILESRLAGWLAGERADLRIWLDAPEDVRLERIEERVETEAEMRVREVSEAGRYQSYYDIDIDDREFYDLNVNTARWGKEGVFNLVRTALEEYDPDVDEGAFSTPDLNP, from the coding sequence ATGTCCACGGGAGCGACGACGACGGTCGAGATCGACACGACACTGTTTATCACCGTCTCCGGCCCGCCGGGCTGTGGCGCGACGACGCTGTGCGAGCGACTCGCCGACGCGATGGGCTGTCCGTACGTCTCGGGCGGGGAGGTCTTCCGCGAACTCGCCGAGGACCGGGACATGAGCCTGAATCAGCTGACGGCGAAGGCCGACGAGTCAGACGAGATCGACCGCGCGATCGACCAGCGCCTCCAGCAGATCGCCGAGAAGTGGGGGATGGCGAACAAACCCTTCATCCTCGAGTCCCGGCTGGCGGGCTGGCTGGCCGGCGAGCGCGCGGACCTGCGGATCTGGCTCGATGCGCCCGAGGACGTCCGCCTCGAGCGAATCGAGGAGCGCGTCGAGACCGAGGCCGAGATGCGGGTTCGCGAGGTCAGCGAGGCCGGTCGCTATCAGTCGTACTACGACATCGACATCGACGACCGCGAGTTCTACGACTTGAACGTCAACACGGCCCGCTGGGGGAAGGAGGGCGTCTTCAACCTCGTCCGCACCGCGCTCGAGGAGTACGACCCCGACGTCGACGAGGGGGCGTTCTCGACGCCGGACCTGAATCCGTAG